CTGGAATGGCAACGACCTTGCACACCCTCTCGCTGGCCGCTCGTGTCCTGACGGGCACCGCCTTTCTCTACCTCGCCTGCTTCCTCGTCACCCTCTCGTAAGGAGACACTCACATGCCCGCTCTCAACCTCTTCAAGCGCAACAGCGACAAGCCCCGCCTGTCTATCCGCGAACGCTTCCACAATGTGGCTGCACGGATGATGCCACGCTCGCGTGGTTCTCGTGCGGGGGGCGGAATTGATACCTCCCGCCGCGCCATGGTGGCAGGTTCGCTTGCTTCTGTGGCGGTCGCTCCAATCGGAGCCATGGCCGCACCTGAAGCCGATACTGAGTTGTTGCGCCTCGCTCGGGAGCACGATGTTGCCTATGGGCTCGCGGTAAGTGGCAATTTGGAAGGCGAGGCCTTTGACGAGTGCATGGACCTCTACACAGACCTGGAGTTCGCCATTCAGGACATTCCGGCGCAGACCTGGGCCGGGCTCGTGGAGAAGGCCCGCGTTGCCTCGGAATATGCCTACGATCAAGCTGATGTGCGGGTACTGGACAACATTATCCCGTCTCTGATCGATGACATTTTGCGGCTTGCTGGAGCCTCCAGCAAGCGCCCAATCCCTCCCTCTCAGCATTAAGGGGGAGGCCATGACCCGCGCTCAATACCAGAAATGGCGGTTCTATGCCGAAAGCCTGATCCAGCAGGCCATAGACATCCTCGACGCTCTCGACGGGGATGCGGACCTAGAGGACGGCGGCGAGTTCGAGCCGGATGGACATGAAGAACCTTCAATCAACCCCGTGGAGCCGTGGTTTCGCCCTGCTCCCGCAGCCTCCAGGGCCGCAGCATGACACGCAACCTGATACGCACCCGCGAAGCCTGGATAACCGCTCTTGCCCTGTTTCTGGCGATCCGCGCCCTTGAGGCACAGGAGAACCCGCCCATGAGCGAGTTAGAGGACATGCGGACATTGCTGCGGGAAAGTTACCCGACCTATGCCGCGCAACTGGAGGAGCCCTAGAATGAGGACAATGCCCCGTCGCGCTGCTTTCCTCCTCCTGTCGTCCTTATGCCTCGCCCTGCTCCCCATGGCAGGCACACATGCCGAAACCATCGACGGCCGCCGCGTCGTCATCATAGACGGAGACACGATAGCCCTGGGCCGGGAGCGGCTCCTGAACGTGGACACGCCTGAAACCTTCCGCCCTCGATGCGATGCCGACCTAGTGGCAGGCCTGCGGGCCAAGGAGCGGCTTGCCGAGCTGCTGCGGGCTGGACCTGTCGGGATCGATCGACACGGGGAGGACCGCTATAGACGCACCCTCGCCCGGCTGTCGGCTGGTGGTCGTGACGTTGGCGAGATCCTGATAGCTGAAGGCCTCGCCCTGCCCTGGCGTGATGGCCGGGCGGCATGGGAAGAGCGGCGCCGGCATTGGTGCGGGCAACGATAGTTAGGCTGCGGCTTCAGACGAGGGTACACCGATCCGGTGGCGAGTCCTCTCGACCAATGCCTCTGCCCTAGGCTCGAACCAGCTTGCCAATTCATCGGCGACAGGCTTGTCGATATGGCCTGAGACCTTGAGATGGATGCTCCTACTCTGATTGCTTTCAGTGTCACGACGCAGGACGCGTTCAATGTCTGCGGAGACCATCAGGTAGATCCACCATTGGGCTCCGGAGAAATCCTCAAGGTCGACTGAGCGGCCTCGGTTTTCGCCGTCGGCGATGTGGGCGTGGTATGTCACGCCTGTCTCGCTCTCCTCGATGGTGCGCTCCAGGATGATGCCGAACCGAGGCACAGGGACAGAATGCCAAATCCTATCTGAGTCTGGCCGCGTATACTCCGCAATCACGAGGCCTACACGGGCTCTCGGATCACATCCAGCAAGCGAGAGGCGCTTGGTAACGACGTTTGCCTTCACTTTGTTTGGAAGGCCGGCCCCAACATCGACCGATATTCCGTTGATGGCGCCTTGAGCTATGCGATACCAAGCGTCCTCACGAGGCCAAATCTCAACGTCTTGCAGCGTCCGCCAATGAAAGCTCCTGGGGTCTATCAGGTTCGCGGCTAGTGGGCGCAAAGGTTGCCGGCCCTCAAGCGGATCCGGCATGGAGCGAGGATCTCCGATTTTGTCGGATCGTCCCTGAGAGTCCGGGTGCTTCGGGAGAACCGGATCATCGACAGCCCCTCCGCGGCTCGCATCGAAGATGAGTTGGCAGGGACAGGCCATATCACGCAGCTCATGCATTTCATTCAGGGACAGGAGGGGGTGCTTCCTACCACCGTGCAGAAGCTGGTTGATGACGTACTGCGTGCCACGGAACATGCGAAACATGCCGCCGCCGTTGAGGATTTCAGGGCCGGCCATTTGTACCGCGATTTCGTCCATCCGTTGTGCGGCCGTATGCCCGTCGAAGCCCTCCTTCCAGCCCGTCGTCAACACTAGGTCGATATCGCCAACGTCCGCTTTGGCAGGATTAATCATGCTGCCAAAGAGCCAGATCTGCTGAACGTTGAACGGGAGGTCCTCTCGGCTATTTACCGCACTGCTGGCAGTCAGCAGACTTTGAAGGACGGTCCTCGCCCGATCCTTAGGAGTACGTTTCTTCCCTCCTGCCCCGGCAAGGGCGAGTC
This DNA window, taken from Microvirga lotononidis, encodes the following:
- a CDS encoding thermonuclease family protein; the encoded protein is MRTMPRRAAFLLLSSLCLALLPMAGTHAETIDGRRVVIIDGDTIALGRERLLNVDTPETFRPRCDADLVAGLRAKERLAELLRAGPVGIDRHGEDRYRRTLARLSAGGRDVGEILIAEGLALPWRDGRAAWEERRRHWCGQR